The genomic DNA GATGCTGGAGAAGGACCCGGCGAACGGGCCTCTGCCATCAGCGCCTGCCAGCGAATCGCAAACACCGACCGACGATTAGAGAATTCTCCATTCCCCATCGCTCCCTACCAGGGCACATCGATCCGCGTGTGGACGCGGCCGGCGACGTCGGCGATATGCGGATTTCGCGCGGTCATGCGTTTCAGAACGCGGTCGATGCTGACACCGTCAATTTCGCAGACGACCATCACGCGTCCGTCGGATGCTTCCCGGATGGCGACACAGTCTCCGAAAGTTTCCACCAGCCGGGTCGCCCATTCATCGCGGGAGTCACATGCCGGAAGATGACCGAGCACGCGGCGGTATCCGCCCAGCCCGTGCAGCACCGGCCACGCATTTTCAGGGAACCGTGACTTGTTGTTGCCCTGAATCGCCGGCGAATCCTTGCCGCTGGAAGACGCGTTCATCAGGAAGGTAATGGCTTCTTCAAACAACTGCTCCACGGCGGCCGTCAGATTCGCTTCTTCGGACAGCATGGCTCCCAGGGAAAACGCGTTTGACGAACGCAGATGTCCGTCGAACGCATCGATCACCGGCTGCGGAATGGAATCGGACAGCACCAGTGTGGACGACATGCCCGACATCAGGCTCTGCAGTTTTGTCTGCATGGCGGTCAGTTGAGTATCAATCTTCACGACGTTTTTGCGGACGGTCTGCACATGCGTGAAGAAGCAGCGATAGATCGTCTGATAGGCGACCAGCACGCAGTATTCGCGGCAGAAGGCTCGCAGTGCGTCGTGATTGAACTCGCCGCTTTCCGTAACGAAGGCACACGCGTCGTCGTTGTCGGGTGACTTGCACAGCCGGTTGAATGCCTGTTCGATTTCCGAAGCCAGGTTTTCGCATCCGGTGGCGGTGGTCTTCAGTTGATTGATGATGAACGCGACGGCGGCGGAACAGCCTTCCATGCGATGCGGCGCGTCCAGAATTCCGACCAGGTGCTTGCGAATTTCGGTTTCCGCAAGGCGGCTGGCGTCCTGAATCTGCCGCTGGGCTTCCAGAACAATTCGCTGCAGAGAAGACGAAGCGGCATCGGCGTCGTCTTCGCGGGGTGATGCGATGACGTCGGCCAGCAGGTTCAGAGCCTGCCGCCGTGTCGGAACCGTGTCCGCCAGTTGAGTCCGGATTCCCCGGAACACGCTGTCGGAGAACTGTTCGATTTTCTGACCGATCTTGCCCCGCAAGACGCCGACGACCTGCTGCGGCAGCGTGTCGTCCGTGAGCTGCAGATCCGCCAGCAGTGTCTGAGTATCCGCCAACTGCGGCGGCAGCGCTTTCGTCACGCAGGCGGTTCGCGAGATCGCTGAGCCGCTCCACTTGCGCAGAACCAGCGAACACAGCACGCGAGCTTCCTGACGGGCGGCGTCGTGAAGCTGCTGATCCAGTGAAGCCAGTCCCAGCAGCCGCAGCGGTCGCTGCCCGTCACGGTCGGATCTCGAAACCGTCCGCCACGCTCGAAAGTCGTGTCCGCCGGAGGTCGTTGCACTTGTGAACAGATACTGCGCCACGCTGGTGGTGCGTTCGGAAAACGCAGACGCGTTCAGGCCGTCGCCGCAGTGGAACAGATACGTGTCATCAAACGGGCACGTGTCCGTGTTGAGTTTGGATGGACTGAATCCCTTCTCCAGCCCCAGTCCCGGTGACGACAGAAGCTGCAGTTCCTGCAGGCAACTGACGGTGTTGGCTTCCTGGACATCCGTCACATTTCGAACGGCTCCGGTTCCGTGCAGCAGGATTCCCTGCAGGGACACGTCGGACAGTTTTCGGCTGCGCAGAATGTCGCGGATCAGAAACGCGACGTCGGCGACCGCACCGCTGGACGTGCCGCCGGACGTTGCCGCCACGACAACAATATCCAGTTGTTCTTCATCGATCCCCTGCTTCAGAGCGGCGGCCGTGGCTTTGACGGAATCGGGCTCAAGCGCCTGCAGAATGGCTTCCTTCAGACGAGTTCGAACCAGCCGGCGATGATCGAAAAGAGCCAGGCGGCCCAGCGGCCGGATGCCTTCCACTTCACCGGAGCGGGGAATGTTGAACAGCCACCGGCGGCTCAGCCAGCTCAGGTCCAGATCGGTTTCCGCCCGGTAATCCTTCGACGATCGCAGGGGAATGTGAACGGTTTCGGTTTCCTTCAGACCTTCCTGAATCGTGGAACTGCGGACGTTGCGCAGATCGTTGCGATTGGTGTCGATCTGCAGGAACGACATGGCCGGAGTCATCGGGCCATAGGCTTCGTTCAGCCTGGCCTTCAGTGACCGCAGGACTTCTCCCGCCAGACCGCCGACACCGACGAACACCGTCGGGCGCAGCAGCTTTCCCTTCACGGAAACGGGCTTTGTGGGAATCGGCTGCGACGCTTCTTCGGGCTGCGCGTCGCTGACCGGCCCCAGGGACTGAACCAGTGCCGTGCGAGTCGCTTCTGACGCTCCGCCTTCGTAGTCCGATCTCAGCACCGGCAGCGAACGCGGTGTCTTGCGGCGCGAAAGTTCGTCGATCAACTGACGGCAGCTGTCGAACCGGGAGTGAACGTTCTTGGCCAGTGCCCGGGCGATGACCGGACGATCGACCGGCTGCAGCGATGTCAGATCCGGCTGACTTCGCAGATGCTGCGCCGTCAGTTGCGCAGCCGTCCGACCGTTGAACGGCGGTGTTCCGGTCAGCATCGTCTGGTACACGATCGCCAGACTGTACTGGTCGCTGGTTGCGCCGGGCCGGCCTTCGAAGATCTCGGGGGGTGCGAACAGCGGCGTGAAGCCGTTGACCAGCGAGACGTTCGTCAGGTTGACGTCCTTGGCCAGGCCGAAGTCACCGACCTTGACGTGATTTCCCTGCAGCAGCAGATTGTCCGGCTTGATGTCCAGATGCTGCATTCCATGCTGTTCGAACATGAAGTCCAGAGCATCAGCGGCATCGCGAAGGTACGACAGCAGTTCATCGCGGGGAATTCCCGCCAGACCTTCTTCACGGCACTGCCGATAGCGGTCTTCCAGATTGCCGTCGGCCAGTTCGGTCACGACGATCAGGCGGTTGTTGCAGATTTCGATGCGTTCAATGTTCAGCAGAAACGGATGCCGCAGGTCGCGCATGCGTTCCAGCGACTTCATTTCCGCCTCGGCGTGCTCGCCGTCGCGCTGGCCGAACAGGACCTTGACAGCCTTGGCCAGACCGCCGGGACCGATGGCTCGATAGACTTCACCGTAACCTCCGCTGCCCAGAAGAGATTCCAGTTTGTAGCCCGCCAGCGTGGTGGCGTTCAGCCCCGGTGATGGCCCGACCGGCGTGTCGGTACCCAGGCGAGTTGTCCGGGCGACGTTTTCCATCGATTGACCTGTACTCATGACATGCCTCCGTGTCGGGGGCGAAGTTCTTTGGTGTCGATCCGGGTGAAGAAGCTTTGAGTGACGCGGTCAAAGTGCTGCGGCAGCATTTCAAACGGCAGTTCGTTGTACGTGCAGAAATTCCTTACCTGCAGCAGCAGGTCGCGGGCGTGACAGCGACGCAGCGGACGACTTGTGCCCCGATAGTGGCGGTCCAGCAGTGAATCCACGGCATCCGGGTCGTAGAAGCAGCCCAGCTTCTCCGAAGCAAGCTGGAACAGTTGGTGGAATTCCGGTTCGTCGGGGTCGCACAGTTCAATGCGATAAGGGATTCGTCGCAGGAAGGCTTCGTCAACCAGGTCCGCAGGTTCCAGGTTGGTGGAGAAAATGATCAACTGCTGGAACGGAACCTGAATCTTCTTGCCGGTGGCCAGAGTCAGAAAGTCGTGCCGGTTTTCCAGCGGAACAATCCAGCGGTTCAGCAGTTCGGCCGGAGAAATCCGCTGGCGTCCGAAGTCGTCGATCAGCAGGCAGCCGCAGTTGCTTTTCATTTGCAGCGGCGCTTCGCTGATGTTGGTGCTGACGTCGTGGCGGATTTCCAGGTTGTCCATCGTCAGTTCGCCGCCGACAACCACGGTCGGTCGTCGGACGCGAATCCAGCGGCGGTCCCAACTGGTGTTTTCCGCTGGCTGCCGGACGCGATGGTGATACGCCGGGTCAAACAGAGTGATGATTTGACGTCCGTCGATGACCGCGTGCGGCAGCCAGATTTCCTGTCCGAAGCAACTGGTGATGCGGTTGGCCAGAGTCGACTTGCCGTTGCCCGGTGCTCCATAAAGGAACATGCCGCTGCCGGAATTGACGGCCGGGCCCAGCATGTCCAGCAGTTCGCTGGAAACGGAAATGTCCTGAAATGCGTCCGCCAGAGCCGCGCGGCGAATCGGTTCGTCGCCGATGGCCTGCGCTTCCACGGAAATCACGTAGTCCATCAGCGGTACGGGTGCCGGGCCGACATACGCACATTCCGCGTGAAACGTCCGGGCTCGCTGGCGGCCTTCGTCCGTCAGGCCGTAGACGTAGTCGTTCAGGTTGCCTGCTCCGACGTGTGTGATCATCCGCCGGCCGCGGAGTCGGTCGAGTGTGTGCTCAACGATCTTGAACGGCAGGCAGGTTTCCGCGGCGATATTGCGTCCGCTGCAGTTGCCGCTGGACAGCAGAAACTTCGACACCAGCGCTTCCAGGAACGGTTCTGAAAGTCCCAGTTCGTGGTGCGACTTCGGGTCCGTCGGCCAGAATCGTTCTCCGCCCAGCAGCAGCGACAGCAGCGACTGGTCTTCGATTCCCGGTTGTGATGTGGCAGTGGACATGATTGCGTTCTGTCGTCGTGTTTTCAGTCAGGAACCGACTCCGAAGGATTCCGGGATTCGATTCAATTGTGCGACCGGTTGTGAGAATCCAGGTGTCGTGATGGTTGAGTGTCCCGACGATGGAGTTTCTCGAGGTGACGCAGCCGATCCCGGTGGCATCCGGCGCGGTCGATTCTTCAGGTCAGCTACCGGGTTGTTGACCTGGTCCCGGTAGCCCAGGTGGCTGCGGGTTCTCCTTTGCCGAACAGAAATCCCTGTGCGAGTTCGAATCCCAGGTCCGTACAAACTCGGGCTTCTTCTTCCGTTTCCACTCCTTCGGCCAGCGGCACCACATCCAGGTCTCGCACGATGCGAATCAGCGAGGCGACTGTGGACCGGCGAGTTTCCGAGGCTGCCGGAAGGCCCTGCACCAGTTTGACGTCAAACTTCAGGACATCCGGAGGCACTTCGATCAGTTCCATCAGCCTGGCCTGACCGGCGCCGAAGTCGTCGTAGGCCAGTCCCATTTTCAGTTCCTGCAGTGTTTCCTTCAGCCGCTGCAGGTAGTCCAGCGATGTCGCGCCGGATTCATGGACTTCCAGAACGACGTGCAGGTCCGGGTACTCTTCACGAAGCTGGTACAGCGATTCGATCAGTTCCGCGCGGTTTAGTTCGGCCGGATGTGTGTTCAGAAAGTATTGAACGTCCTTGCCCAGAACGTCACAGCCGCGAAGTCCTTCCAGGCGGCAGATGCGGCTGAGTTCGCCTTCCGACGTTCGCTGAGCGGCGACGCGAAACATCTTGGCGGGAGTTTCCAGGCCGATGAACTGGCTTCGCGACAGGACTTCGTAGCCCAGACATTCGCGAGTGGCCAGGTGCAGAATCGGCTGATAGTGCGGTTGAACGCCAGGCCGGGACAACAGCGTGGAGAACTGAATCTGTGCCAGAGCTTCTCCGGCGGAATCCGAAGTGACGGTGGCGCTTTCGGTAACTCGGCTGGCTTTTCTCAGCGTGAACATGACGTTGCCGAAGTGCAGAATGTCGCCGTGCCGCAGCGCTTCGACCGTTTGGATTCGCCGGCCGTTCAGCAGTGTGCCGTTGGTGCTGTCGCGGTCCCGAACCAGGATCTGGTCGCCCGCCAGGATCAGTTCCGCGTGCCGGCCGGACACCGTGGAATTGGCGATGCACAGGCTGTTGTCGGGGTGACGTCCCACAGAAAACGGCTGCGTCTTGATGCCGATTCGCTGGGCCGTGTCGTTGCCGTCGGACTGCCCGCAGAGAGTCCAGAATGAACCATCAGCGTTGTCTTTCGCGGAGATCGACGGCGTCACGGGGGCGTCCTTCGGAGGAAGGATGATCTGTCGTTCTGTTCCGAACATGGTCTATGACTCGTTCGCGTTAACGGTAAGCTCAGGAACCGCAAGCACATCTTCTGACGTCCGCCTGCCGGATCGCCTCGGTTCTTCGGGACACAGTTCCCAGGACTGTTCAACAACCCTTTGCGGAATGCCATCCGAGTTTCCGCCGAGTTCGACCATCCATGCGGTTTCAGGCGATTCCTTCGCGCGGTACAGACATTCATCCGCCGCGGCAAACAGATCAGCGGGGCTGGATCCGTCGAATCCGTCGTGGCGAATGGCCGCTCCGATGGAGGCCGTTGTCCGGATCGGGTAACCGTCGATCTGCAGCCTGATGCCGGTCAGACTTTTCTGCAGCCGCTGAATGGGTACGGTCAGCATGCCCGGCAGACATCCCAGGCACAGCGAAACGAATTCGTCGCCGCCCAGTCGAGCTACCAGGTCGTAGGATCTCATGCAGGCTTCCAGCCGATGAGC from Planctomycetaceae bacterium includes the following:
- a CDS encoding tubulin-like doman-containing protein, whose translation is MSTGQSMENVARTTRLGTDTPVGPSPGLNATTLAGYKLESLLGSGGYGEVYRAIGPGGLAKAVKVLFGQRDGEHAEAEMKSLERMRDLRHPFLLNIERIEICNNRLIVVTELADGNLEDRYRQCREEGLAGIPRDELLSYLRDAADALDFMFEQHGMQHLDIKPDNLLLQGNHVKVGDFGLAKDVNLTNVSLVNGFTPLFAPPEIFEGRPGATSDQYSLAIVYQTMLTGTPPFNGRTAAQLTAQHLRSQPDLTSLQPVDRPVIARALAKNVHSRFDSCRQLIDELSRRKTPRSLPVLRSDYEGGASEATRTALVQSLGPVSDAQPEEASQPIPTKPVSVKGKLLRPTVFVGVGGLAGEVLRSLKARLNEAYGPMTPAMSFLQIDTNRNDLRNVRSSTIQEGLKETETVHIPLRSSKDYRAETDLDLSWLSRRWLFNIPRSGEVEGIRPLGRLALFDHRRLVRTRLKEAILQALEPDSVKATAAALKQGIDEEQLDIVVVAATSGGTSSGAVADVAFLIRDILRSRKLSDVSLQGILLHGTGAVRNVTDVQEANTVSCLQELQLLSSPGLGLEKGFSPSKLNTDTCPFDDTYLFHCGDGLNASAFSERTTSVAQYLFTSATTSGGHDFRAWRTVSRSDRDGQRPLRLLGLASLDQQLHDAARQEARVLCSLVLRKWSGSAISRTACVTKALPPQLADTQTLLADLQLTDDTLPQQVVGVLRGKIGQKIEQFSDSVFRGIRTQLADTVPTRRQALNLLADVIASPREDDADAASSSLQRIVLEAQRQIQDASRLAETEIRKHLVGILDAPHRMEGCSAAVAFIINQLKTTATGCENLASEIEQAFNRLCKSPDNDDACAFVTESGEFNHDALRAFCREYCVLVAYQTIYRCFFTHVQTVRKNVVKIDTQLTAMQTKLQSLMSGMSSTLVLSDSIPQPVIDAFDGHLRSSNAFSLGAMLSEEANLTAAVEQLFEEAITFLMNASSSGKDSPAIQGNNKSRFPENAWPVLHGLGGYRRVLGHLPACDSRDEWATRLVETFGDCVAIREASDGRVMVVCEIDGVSIDRVLKRMTARNPHIADVAGRVHTRIDVPW
- a CDS encoding AAA family ATPase, with translation MSTATSQPGIEDQSLLSLLLGGERFWPTDPKSHHELGLSEPFLEALVSKFLLSSGNCSGRNIAAETCLPFKIVEHTLDRLRGRRMITHVGAGNLNDYVYGLTDEGRQRARTFHAECAYVGPAPVPLMDYVISVEAQAIGDEPIRRAALADAFQDISVSSELLDMLGPAVNSGSGMFLYGAPGNGKSTLANRITSCFGQEIWLPHAVIDGRQIITLFDPAYHHRVRQPAENTSWDRRWIRVRRPTVVVGGELTMDNLEIRHDVSTNISEAPLQMKSNCGCLLIDDFGRQRISPAELLNRWIVPLENRHDFLTLATGKKIQVPFQQLIIFSTNLEPADLVDEAFLRRIPYRIELCDPDEPEFHQLFQLASEKLGCFYDPDAVDSLLDRHYRGTSRPLRRCHARDLLLQVRNFCTYNELPFEMLPQHFDRVTQSFFTRIDTKELRPRHGGMS
- a CDS encoding EAL domain-containing protein, producing MFGTERQIILPPKDAPVTPSISAKDNADGSFWTLCGQSDGNDTAQRIGIKTQPFSVGRHPDNSLCIANSTVSGRHAELILAGDQILVRDRDSTNGTLLNGRRIQTVEALRHGDILHFGNVMFTLRKASRVTESATVTSDSAGEALAQIQFSTLLSRPGVQPHYQPILHLATRECLGYEVLSRSQFIGLETPAKMFRVAAQRTSEGELSRICRLEGLRGCDVLGKDVQYFLNTHPAELNRAELIESLYQLREEYPDLHVVLEVHESGATSLDYLQRLKETLQELKMGLAYDDFGAGQARLMELIEVPPDVLKFDVKLVQGLPAASETRRSTVASLIRIVRDLDVVPLAEGVETEEEARVCTDLGFELAQGFLFGKGEPAATWATGTRSTTR